The following proteins are co-located in the Fimbriiglobus ruber genome:
- a CDS encoding type II secretion system F family protein: MTADDLTALNEQIAAMARAGLPLDQGLRSLAREMGSSRLRSVTTALARDLSDGHPLPEALARQKGRIPPYYANLVTAGIQSGRLPEVLMTLTTYARSIAATRASVLEALFYPAVVLALGLALFLVLSLLIVPQFDQIFKDFGLQLPGLTQMVMAFGRHPVEVAIAAASVLGSLVVLWVVGRTTHLGQTWMQLIYYVPLVGTLIRAARLAAFADLLGMLVEYGVPLPAAFRLAGAASSDPGMAARTARVEELLSQGSSLADAFRGRGLVPEWVAWLAAAGETRGGLAPALREIATIYRRQVETRAVVLRTVLPPLVVVATAGVLTGVFAVALMLPMIKLLEGLSK; encoded by the coding sequence ATGACCGCCGACGACCTCACCGCGTTGAACGAACAGATCGCGGCGATGGCCCGCGCCGGCTTACCGTTGGACCAGGGGCTCAGGAGCCTGGCCCGGGAAATGGGCTCGAGCCGCCTGCGGTCCGTGACCACCGCACTGGCCCGCGACCTGAGTGACGGCCACCCGCTCCCCGAGGCGCTCGCCCGCCAGAAGGGGCGAATCCCGCCGTATTACGCGAACCTCGTGACGGCTGGCATCCAGTCCGGTCGGCTCCCCGAGGTGTTGATGACCCTCACGACCTACGCCCGGTCTATCGCGGCGACCCGCGCGAGTGTTTTGGAGGCGCTGTTCTACCCGGCCGTGGTTCTGGCCCTCGGGCTCGCATTATTTCTGGTCCTGTCACTGCTGATCGTCCCTCAGTTCGACCAGATCTTTAAAGATTTCGGCCTCCAACTCCCGGGCCTCACACAAATGGTGATGGCGTTCGGCCGACACCCGGTTGAGGTTGCCATAGCCGCGGCGAGCGTCCTGGGCAGCCTCGTCGTGCTGTGGGTTGTTGGACGGACGACACACCTGGGACAGACGTGGATGCAGTTGATTTACTACGTCCCGTTGGTCGGGACCTTGATCCGGGCCGCCCGACTGGCGGCGTTCGCCGACCTGCTCGGGATGCTCGTCGAGTACGGCGTCCCGCTCCCGGCGGCGTTCCGGCTGGCCGGGGCGGCGTCGAGCGATCCGGGCATGGCGGCGCGGACGGCGCGCGTCGAGGAACTACTCAGCCAGGGGTCGTCGCTGGCGGACGCCTTCCGCGGCCGCGGGCTGGTCCCGGAGTGGGTGGCGTGGCTGGCCGCGGCCGGGGAGACTCGGGGCGGACTGGCGCCGGCACTCCGGGAAATCGCGACCATTTACCGCCGGCAGGTCGAGACCCGGGCCGTCGTCCTCCGGACCGTCCTCCCGCCGCTGGTGGTCGTCGCGACGGCCGGCGTGTTGACCGGTGTCTTCGCCGTCGCCCTCATGTTACCCATGATCAAACTGCTCGAAGGCCTGAGCAAGTAA